A DNA window from Deltaproteobacteria bacterium IMCC39524 contains the following coding sequences:
- a CDS encoding tetratricopeptide repeat protein, which yields MKQLFQISFVFVFLLALASVAIGGNLEEGLAAAESGDFKKAYQLWLIEAEKGNTFAQSYLGVLYAKGQGVAQDDKEALKWFRLAVVQGDATTQINLGSLYAKGQGVSQDDKEALKWFRLAAAQGEAKAQRHLGVMYARGRGVSPDDEAAAKWFYLAAVQGDAKAQFSLGVMYDVGRYFAQNYVVACAWYALAAGNGEVSAQNFMNAAQKEMTTSEIEMSRQIAEQTQAEIGGSCSDSCRLSLVSQFYFEESAHVPAVFEKVSATSEEPSVAVSNVRRAVAPDVKKISMKATPLKTVVPSVKEVPMSNARPQTVISASKDNWLLSSREGECAPLGSVSRKVKNIGTFKTPQELARQIQRRGYQAFALDVGDVRDQTMRVKAPDLELDVLFVRPGMCR from the coding sequence ATGAAGCAGTTATTTCAAATCAGTTTTGTTTTTGTCTTTCTTCTCGCACTAGCATCTGTGGCGATTGGTGGCAACCTTGAAGAGGGTCTTGCAGCGGCGGAATCCGGCGATTTTAAAAAAGCCTACCAACTCTGGCTAATTGAAGCCGAGAAAGGAAACACTTTTGCTCAAAGCTACCTCGGGGTCTTGTATGCTAAAGGTCAAGGTGTTGCACAAGACGATAAGGAGGCGTTGAAATGGTTTCGCCTAGCCGTTGTACAGGGTGATGCAACAACCCAAATTAATCTGGGCTCCTTGTATGCCAAAGGTCAAGGTGTCTCACAAGACGACAAGGAAGCGTTAAAGTGGTTTCGCCTGGCCGCTGCACAGGGGGAAGCAAAAGCTCAACGCCATCTCGGGGTCATGTATGCCAGAGGTCGAGGTGTCTCACCAGACGATGAGGCAGCAGCTAAGTGGTTTTACCTGGCTGCTGTACAGGGAGATGCTAAAGCTCAATTCAGCCTCGGAGTCATGTATGATGTCGGTCGATATTTCGCACAAAACTATGTAGTCGCCTGTGCCTGGTATGCTTTAGCTGCGGGAAATGGCGAGGTATCCGCCCAAAACTTTATGAATGCCGCCCAGAAAGAAATGACCACTAGTGAAATTGAAATGTCTCGGCAGATAGCCGAACAGACCCAGGCAGAGATAGGTGGTAGCTGTTCAGATAGTTGTCGACTAAGTCTCGTCTCGCAGTTTTATTTTGAAGAGTCAGCTCATGTGCCAGCTGTTTTTGAGAAGGTTTCGGCCACCTCTGAGGAGCCCTCGGTTGCGGTCAGCAACGTGCGCCGAGCGGTGGCACCTGACGTCAAAAAGATATCGATGAAAGCTACGCCGCTCAAGACTGTGGTCCCCAGTGTCAAAGAGGTGCCAATGAGTAATGCACGGCCCCAAACCGTGATCTCTGCAAGCAAGGACAACTGGCTACTCAGTTCCCGAGAGGGAGAATGTGCGCCTTTGGGAAGCGTCAGCCGTAAGGTTAAAAACATCGGAACGTTCAAGACCCCACAGGAGTTAGCCCGCCAGATACAGAGACGTGGTTACCAGGCCTTTGCTCTTGATGTCGGCGACGTGCGCGACCAGACGATGCGTGTCAAGGCTCCTGACCTAGAACTGGATGTGCTTTTTGTGCGACCGGGGATGTGTCGTTGA
- a CDS encoding glycine zipper 2TM domain-containing protein, with product MAIKNCILTVFTLFMFVVALPGCAPPSTSGQVYSRDQARISHQVFFGTVLEVRPVTIEGTQSGAGAVAGGVLGGIAGSAIGGGTGRKLATATGAIAGAVTGSAVEKSATTVQGQEITVELDNGEIIAVVQEADVNFQDGDRVRVLRSQDGTMRVRQ from the coding sequence ATGGCTATTAAAAACTGTATTCTTACTGTTTTCACACTGTTCATGTTTGTTGTCGCACTACCTGGCTGCGCTCCTCCCAGCACTTCGGGACAGGTCTATTCTCGCGACCAGGCCCGCATCTCTCACCAGGTTTTCTTCGGTACGGTTCTTGAGGTAAGACCTGTGACCATTGAAGGGACTCAATCTGGTGCTGGTGCTGTTGCGGGAGGCGTTCTTGGCGGGATCGCCGGAAGCGCCATTGGAGGAGGAACGGGGCGAAAGTTGGCTACGGCAACTGGTGCAATTGCCGGAGCAGTGACCGGATCTGCTGTTGAAAAAAGTGCCACAACTGTACAGGGCCAAGAAATAACCGTTGAGTTGGATAATGGTGAGATTATCGCTGTAGTTCAAGAGGCCGACGTTAATTTTCAGGACGGAGACCGTGTAAGAGTCTTGAGATCGCAGGATGGAACCATGCGTGTCCGGCAGTAA
- a CDS encoding ATP-binding protein yields the protein MDELRLCRDDLCWRCDPSQFEFASTEELPPLEGIIGQERAMTAIDFGIGIRSRGFNLFILGQPGTGRTSTIKAHLASHAENQPVPDDWCYVHDLIDGTSPEYIRLPPGKGWELKSDVDNLVERLSKDIPKIFAGRMYEKQRDRISKTYQRKQSELYTALELESKEEGFILQEGSDGPTLSPSKDGKPLTEEEYEKLSPAEKTRLEKKSSALHKRIKEVTLEINRLEMIMQTEIADMEKSMMLIAIDQMYEEMQKKYHDFEHVVAYFEACKEDLLGRIEEFREQRKPQLIIPGMTIQTNEPSFDCYQVNLLVDNSECEGAPVVYETNPTYFNLFGRIEHIIEMGSASTNFHMIKAGALHRANGGYLILDCREVLLSIFSYEALKRCIRNREVKMEDMVEQYRLIATVSLKPQPIPLDCKIVLIGTPILYYLLYEYDPDFRKYFKVKVDFDQMMKNTWENVHQYALFIGTKCTEEALRHFDPNAIARTVEYAARLTEDQQRLSAHFLQISDLVREASFYAEREAKELVEAKHVDLAIEARIYRSNKLEEKIQDMIEEGSLLIDTKDAVVGQLNGLSAYQLGDYTFGKPSRVTARSYLGKEGVVNIEREAKLSGPIHDKGVMILSGFFGKRYASDKPLTLSATICFEQSYGGIEGDSASSTELYALLSSLADLPLDQGIAVTGSVNQHGKVQPIGSVNEKIEGFYAVCKAKGLTGKQGVIIPEANRKNLMLKPEVITAVEKSHFHIWSITSIDQGIEILTGVKAGERKKEGRWPKGSVNDLVDQRLLEMTRIVQRFQKEAKNSED from the coding sequence ATGGACGAACTCCGCCTATGTCGCGATGATCTCTGTTGGCGCTGCGATCCGAGCCAGTTCGAATTTGCTAGCACCGAGGAACTCCCACCATTAGAAGGAATTATCGGCCAGGAAAGGGCGATGACTGCCATCGATTTTGGCATCGGCATCCGCAGCAGGGGGTTCAATCTTTTTATCCTCGGGCAGCCAGGTACTGGTCGAACATCGACTATCAAAGCCCATCTCGCAAGCCATGCAGAGAATCAGCCGGTCCCAGACGATTGGTGTTATGTGCACGACCTCATTGATGGGACCAGCCCCGAATACATTCGCCTTCCGCCCGGAAAGGGATGGGAGCTCAAAAGTGATGTCGACAACCTGGTTGAGCGCCTATCCAAAGATATCCCGAAGATTTTCGCAGGCAGAATGTACGAAAAGCAGCGGGATCGGATCAGCAAAACATACCAAAGAAAGCAAAGCGAGTTGTATACAGCGCTGGAGTTGGAGTCCAAGGAGGAAGGATTCATCCTGCAAGAGGGTAGCGATGGACCAACCTTGTCGCCGTCAAAGGATGGCAAACCCTTGACAGAGGAGGAGTACGAAAAACTAAGCCCGGCAGAGAAAACCCGCCTCGAAAAAAAGAGCAGCGCGCTGCATAAGCGCATTAAGGAAGTGACTCTGGAGATAAACAGACTGGAAATGATCATGCAAACAGAAATCGCAGACATGGAAAAATCCATGATGCTTATCGCCATTGACCAGATGTATGAAGAAATGCAAAAGAAATATCATGATTTTGAACACGTCGTCGCCTACTTCGAAGCGTGTAAGGAAGACCTTCTCGGGCGAATCGAAGAGTTTCGTGAGCAGCGAAAACCGCAGCTCATAATCCCGGGGATGACAATTCAGACCAACGAGCCGTCCTTCGACTGCTACCAAGTCAACCTTCTGGTCGACAACAGCGAGTGTGAAGGGGCACCGGTAGTCTATGAGACCAATCCAACCTATTTCAACCTCTTTGGCCGTATCGAACACATCATTGAAATGGGAAGTGCCTCGACCAATTTTCACATGATCAAGGCAGGGGCTTTGCATCGGGCCAATGGTGGCTACCTGATCCTCGATTGTCGCGAGGTATTGCTGAGTATTTTCTCCTACGAGGCACTTAAACGCTGCATCCGTAATCGCGAGGTGAAGATGGAGGATATGGTCGAGCAGTACCGCCTGATTGCAACGGTCTCGCTTAAGCCGCAGCCAATTCCCCTGGATTGTAAAATTGTTCTGATCGGTACGCCGATCTTATACTACCTGCTGTACGAGTATGACCCCGATTTTCGCAAGTACTTCAAGGTCAAGGTCGATTTCGACCAGATGATGAAAAATACTTGGGAGAATGTGCACCAGTATGCCCTTTTTATAGGCACTAAATGCACCGAGGAGGCGCTGCGACATTTCGATCCCAATGCTATAGCCCGTACGGTCGAATATGCAGCGAGATTGACGGAAGACCAACAACGGCTCTCGGCTCACTTTCTTCAAATCAGCGACCTGGTCCGCGAGGCTTCCTTTTACGCTGAACGAGAAGCAAAGGAGCTTGTTGAGGCCAAGCACGTTGATCTGGCGATCGAGGCTCGGATCTATCGATCCAACAAGTTGGAAGAGAAGATCCAGGATATGATCGAAGAAGGCAGTCTGCTGATCGACACCAAGGATGCAGTTGTTGGGCAGCTCAATGGCCTTTCCGCCTACCAGTTAGGCGACTACACCTTTGGCAAACCCTCACGTGTTACGGCCCGCAGCTATCTAGGTAAAGAAGGAGTGGTTAACATCGAGCGTGAAGCCAAGCTCTCCGGACCGATTCATGATAAGGGCGTGATGATTCTGAGCGGATTTTTCGGTAAACGTTATGCCAGCGACAAGCCGCTGACACTCTCGGCCACTATCTGTTTCGAGCAGTCTTACGGCGGCATCGAAGGAGATAGCGCATCGTCCACCGAGCTCTATGCGTTACTCTCCAGCTTGGCGGACCTGCCGCTTGACCAGGGCATCGCCGTAACCGGTTCGGTCAATCAGCATGGAAAGGTCCAGCCGATTGGCTCCGTCAATGAGAAGATTGAAGGGTTTTATGCCGTCTGCAAGGCTAAGGGTCTGACTGGTAAGCAGGGGGTGATTATCCCCGAGGCGAATCGCAAGAACCTGATGCTCAAGCCCGAGGTCATTACCGCTGTAGAAAAAAGTCATTTCCATATCTGGAGTATCACCAGCATCGACCAGGGAATAGAAATCTTGACCGGTGTCAAAGCCGGGGAACGCAAGAAAGAAGGGCGCTGGCCTAAAGGGTCAGTCAACGACCTGGTTGACCAACGTCTCTTGGAAATGACCAGGATCGTGCAGCGTTTTCAGAAAGAGGCAAAAAACAGCGAGGACTAA
- a CDS encoding cytochrome P460 family protein — MKRVIICLILTIVFAGFVNAQDTVPPAPNGISFPSDYKDWRLISSSHRVDNYTLRVILGNDTAIAAARSKQINPWPDGSVMAKIVWKETTLDSWEKAIVPGEFVHVEFMIKDAKKYSGTGGWGFARWKGMELKPYGQDESFVYECFGCHTPVKGSDYVFTHPSTLP; from the coding sequence ATGAAACGAGTTATCATTTGTTTAATTTTAACCATTGTCTTTGCCGGTTTCGTAAATGCACAGGACACAGTTCCTCCAGCCCCAAACGGTATCAGTTTTCCCTCAGACTATAAGGACTGGAGATTAATCAGTTCATCACACCGAGTGGATAACTATACACTTCGAGTTATTCTTGGCAACGACACGGCCATTGCCGCAGCGAGGTCTAAACAGATTAACCCATGGCCAGACGGATCTGTCATGGCGAAAATAGTTTGGAAGGAGACAACCCTTGATAGCTGGGAAAAGGCCATCGTGCCAGGCGAATTTGTTCATGTCGAATTTATGATAAAGGATGCGAAGAAATACTCGGGCACAGGCGGGTGGGGGTTTGCTCGTTGGAAAGGGATGGAATTGAAACCATATGGCCAGGACGAATCTTTTGTTTATGAATGTTTCGGTTGTCATACACCGGTGAAAGGCAGTGACTACGTTTTTACCCATCCATCAACGCTGCCTTGA
- a CDS encoding recombinase family protein: MGMKVGYARVSTVGQKLDVQMDHLADCDRIFREKTSASSTKNRPELKNALDFVREEDVFAVTKLDRLARSVVDLSIIVQRLEEKNVDLVVMDQGIDTTTIYGKLQFNILAAIGEFERGLIRERSLEGREKAKARGVVFGAKPKLTPQEIVELLNDYETPGCSKREIAEHYGISTSSVYRLYYENRQALSA, from the coding sequence ATGGGAATGAAAGTCGGCTATGCAAGAGTCAGCACCGTTGGCCAGAAACTGGATGTACAGATGGATCACTTGGCAGACTGTGATCGTATCTTTCGAGAGAAAACCTCAGCCAGTTCGACCAAAAATCGTCCTGAACTAAAAAATGCTCTCGACTTTGTGAGGGAGGAAGATGTTTTCGCGGTCACAAAGCTTGATCGCCTTGCTCGATCCGTAGTTGATTTATCAATTATTGTTCAGCGACTTGAAGAGAAGAATGTGGATCTCGTTGTCATGGACCAAGGGATCGACACCACAACCATCTACGGCAAACTTCAATTCAACATTCTTGCAGCTATAGGTGAATTTGAGCGAGGATTGATTAGGGAACGCTCACTGGAGGGCCGAGAGAAAGCCAAAGCTCGCGGTGTTGTCTTCGGGGCGAAACCAAAACTTACACCTCAAGAGATAGTCGAACTTCTAAATGATTACGAAACGCCAGGGTGTAGTAAACGTGAGATTGCCGAACATTATGGCATCAGCACATCCTCTGTATATCGACTATATTATGAGAACAGACAGGCATTGTCTGCATGA
- a CDS encoding ATP-grasp domain-containing protein, with protein MKKNIFVLALDEFTSTLFGTIHHADNFQFHALLPPEKIIQSPNYAMSDLLDEARLKLANFQGSVDAIVSFWDFPATLMLPILRQSAGLPTTSIESILRCEHKYWSRLVQREVAQVIIPRVVPFNPFDEEALNQVNLSFPFWVKPVKAHSSILGFRIESSDDFYAVIPKIREGIGRFSDPFNEIFQKADTPSKIAPINGNYCIAEEIISAKNQCTLEGYVFDGKTTIYGIVDSLREENPSSFSRYHYPSRLPQDVLEQMKDVTVRVMQRTKLNNEPFNIEFFHDPETGRISLLEINPRISKSHCPLFYFVEGASHQEVMVDLGLGRKPEYPQGKGRYSMATKFMVRRYSGDAIVRRVPRRDEIEALQKDVDGVLVVVWVNEGDRLSNVADTDSYSFEYANIFIGGESEEELVGKYQQCMKRLPFEFESLTNLEL; from the coding sequence ATGAAGAAAAATATCTTTGTTCTGGCCCTTGATGAGTTTACCAGTACGCTTTTCGGCACGATCCACCATGCTGACAATTTTCAATTTCATGCACTCCTCCCTCCAGAAAAAATTATCCAATCACCCAACTATGCGATGTCCGATCTTTTAGACGAAGCACGATTGAAGCTTGCAAATTTTCAAGGCTCAGTCGACGCCATTGTCTCTTTTTGGGATTTCCCGGCAACGCTTATGCTGCCGATCTTGCGCCAGTCAGCAGGATTACCAACAACTTCCATCGAAAGCATCTTACGCTGCGAACACAAGTATTGGAGTCGTCTGGTACAACGTGAAGTCGCGCAGGTAATAATCCCCAGAGTTGTACCTTTCAATCCTTTCGACGAAGAGGCTCTGAACCAGGTCAACCTTAGCTTCCCTTTCTGGGTAAAGCCTGTTAAGGCACATTCCTCCATTCTAGGTTTTCGCATTGAAAGCAGTGATGACTTCTATGCTGTTATTCCAAAAATCAGAGAGGGCATTGGTCGTTTTTCTGATCCTTTCAATGAGATTTTCCAAAAGGCTGACACACCATCGAAGATAGCTCCGATCAATGGTAATTACTGCATCGCTGAGGAGATTATCTCAGCAAAGAACCAGTGCACACTCGAAGGATACGTATTCGATGGGAAAACCACAATTTATGGTATCGTCGACTCGTTGCGCGAAGAAAATCCATCCAGCTTTAGTCGTTATCACTATCCCTCCCGTCTCCCCCAGGACGTTCTGGAACAAATGAAAGATGTCACTGTCCGCGTCATGCAACGGACCAAGCTTAACAACGAACCCTTTAATATCGAGTTTTTTCATGACCCCGAGACGGGGCGTATTTCCCTGCTTGAGATCAACCCACGTATTTCAAAATCACACTGCCCACTCTTTTACTTCGTTGAAGGGGCGTCGCATCAGGAGGTCATGGTTGACTTGGGGCTTGGCCGCAAACCCGAATACCCGCAGGGGAAAGGTCGTTATTCGATGGCGACCAAGTTCATGGTGCGTCGGTACAGTGGCGATGCAATCGTGCGACGTGTTCCGCGTCGTGATGAGATCGAAGCGCTGCAGAAAGATGTCGATGGGGTTCTGGTTGTGGTCTGGGTCAATGAGGGGGATAGACTTTCTAATGTTGCCGATACGGACAGCTACAGCTTTGAGTATGCCAACATTTTTATCGGCGGAGAAAGTGAAGAGGAGCTGGTGGGGAAATACCAACAATGCATGAAACGACTCCCTTTTGAATTTGAATCTTTGACCAACCTGGAGCTTTAG
- a CDS encoding gamma carbonic anhydrase family protein produces the protein MQYELGTRRPVLRGEDHFIAPSADVIGNVILENQVSVWFNVVIRADCDLIHIGECCNIQDGAVLHTDPGIQMKLGRGVTVGHGAMLHGCEVGEHALVGINSTILNKAKIGKYAVIGANSLIAEKKEIPDYSLVMGVPGKVVKTLDPDVAEKLLQKSTQAYVDHLYEYQDELKALE, from the coding sequence ATGCAATACGAACTAGGAACCCGTCGTCCTGTACTTCGCGGAGAGGATCATTTCATTGCTCCCAGTGCCGATGTTATTGGCAATGTGATTTTGGAAAACCAAGTGAGTGTCTGGTTCAACGTAGTCATCCGAGCTGATTGTGATCTTATTCATATCGGTGAATGCTGCAATATTCAGGATGGTGCAGTGTTGCACACAGATCCAGGGATACAGATGAAGCTAGGGCGGGGTGTCACGGTTGGACATGGAGCCATGCTACATGGATGCGAAGTAGGTGAGCACGCTCTGGTTGGCATTAACAGTACGATTCTTAATAAGGCCAAAATTGGCAAATACGCAGTCATCGGAGCCAACTCCCTGATTGCCGAAAAGAAGGAGATCCCGGACTACTCTCTTGTGATGGGGGTTCCTGGCAAAGTAGTAAAAACGCTGGACCCTGATGTTGCAGAGAAGCTGCTTCAGAAATCCACGCAGGCCTATGTGGACCACCTCTACGAGTATCAGGATGAGCTTAAGGCTCTGGAGTAA
- a CDS encoding CocE/NonD family hydrolase — translation MQYVESFPCEVNTFENIWIPMSDGIRLAGRLWLPEGAEREAVPAILEYIPYRKRDFTRLRDTNQHHYYAGHGYAALRVDLRGSGDSEGLLTDEYLEQELSDGEEIISWLAKQPWCNGNVGIIGISWGGFNGLQIAARQPPALKAVISVASTDDRYADDVHYMGGCLLGDNLSWASVMFAYNSMPPDPEIVGDAWRGMWFERLEKSGLWLDTWLRHQQRDDYWKHGSICEDFSAIKVPVMTVSGWADGYTNAVFRLLERLDCPRLGLVGPWSHRYPHDGIPGPAIGFLQEVVRWWDYWLKGVDNGIMKEPMLRAYMLDSVPPTTSYKMRPGRWVSEQEWPSQSIKPEPYTLGWRGIVPGFGHSPEVFETIQSPLSVGLFAGKWCSYSATPDLPHDQRQEDGGALVFDSEPLEEIMEVLGQPVVELVLSADKPVAMVAVRLSDIAPDDKVTRVTYGILNLCHRDNHENPELLQPEQQYRVRVKLNDIAQTFPVGHRFRVAVSTSYWPLAWPPPGPVRLTILTGASQVIMPVRVAQIDNQASPFKESEAARPPETQQLGTTERNWRVIRDLEEDLSTLEVVKDEGKVHIDEIDLTMEKYVLERYTYKGDDFSSVCGEVLTKRGLSRGDWKIETVTRTVMHSDSENFYLRADLDAYESGFRVYCKSWDKSIPRKFV, via the coding sequence ATGCAGTACGTTGAATCTTTTCCGTGTGAGGTTAATACGTTCGAGAATATTTGGATCCCTATGTCAGATGGCATCCGACTGGCTGGACGCCTCTGGCTGCCAGAAGGTGCTGAACGTGAGGCTGTACCAGCAATTCTCGAATACATTCCATATCGTAAACGTGATTTCACGCGTCTGCGTGACACAAACCAGCATCACTATTATGCCGGGCACGGTTATGCTGCACTACGCGTCGACCTGCGCGGTAGTGGAGATTCGGAAGGGCTTTTGACCGATGAATATCTTGAGCAAGAGTTGTCAGATGGCGAGGAGATCATTTCATGGTTGGCAAAACAACCTTGGTGTAACGGCAACGTCGGCATCATTGGTATCTCCTGGGGAGGCTTTAATGGTCTGCAAATTGCCGCAAGACAACCGCCCGCATTGAAGGCTGTTATCAGTGTCGCTTCCACTGATGATCGGTATGCTGATGATGTACACTACATGGGTGGTTGTCTCCTCGGCGACAACCTGTCGTGGGCAAGCGTCATGTTCGCGTACAATTCGATGCCACCTGACCCGGAAATTGTTGGTGATGCCTGGCGTGGCATGTGGTTTGAACGTCTTGAAAAGAGTGGCCTCTGGCTTGATACCTGGCTACGCCATCAACAGCGTGACGATTACTGGAAGCATGGTTCAATCTGTGAAGACTTTAGCGCCATCAAAGTCCCAGTAATGACGGTTAGTGGTTGGGCAGACGGTTACACAAATGCAGTGTTCCGACTTCTGGAGCGGCTGGACTGCCCCCGACTTGGATTGGTCGGCCCATGGAGCCACCGTTACCCTCACGATGGGATCCCTGGACCCGCAATCGGCTTTCTGCAAGAAGTAGTGAGGTGGTGGGATTACTGGTTGAAAGGGGTAGACAATGGCATTATGAAGGAACCGATGCTGCGTGCCTACATGCTAGACAGCGTGCCGCCAACCACCAGCTACAAAATGCGCCCGGGGAGGTGGGTTAGTGAGCAAGAATGGCCATCGCAAAGCATCAAGCCAGAACCATATACGCTTGGCTGGCGAGGGATCGTTCCGGGCTTCGGTCATTCTCCGGAAGTTTTTGAAACGATTCAGTCTCCATTGAGTGTAGGTTTGTTTGCCGGAAAATGGTGCTCATACAGCGCAACCCCAGACTTGCCACATGATCAACGACAGGAAGACGGCGGCGCGCTTGTCTTTGATAGCGAACCACTGGAAGAAATCATGGAGGTTCTTGGGCAACCGGTGGTCGAGCTTGTTCTCTCTGCTGATAAGCCAGTGGCTATGGTTGCCGTTCGCCTGTCTGATATTGCCCCGGATGACAAGGTAACAAGAGTCACTTACGGCATCCTGAATCTTTGCCATCGTGATAACCACGAAAACCCCGAGTTGCTTCAACCAGAACAGCAATACCGGGTACGGGTCAAATTAAATGATATTGCCCAAACATTCCCTGTCGGGCATCGATTCCGTGTTGCCGTATCTACATCATACTGGCCGTTAGCATGGCCACCCCCAGGGCCGGTTCGCTTGACAATCTTGACCGGGGCCAGCCAGGTGATTATGCCCGTACGTGTCGCCCAAATTGATAATCAGGCCAGCCCATTTAAAGAATCCGAAGCAGCCCGCCCACCAGAGACCCAACAGCTTGGCACTACGGAACGAAACTGGCGTGTGATTCGTGACCTCGAGGAAGATCTTTCCACGTTGGAGGTTGTGAAAGACGAAGGCAAAGTGCACATCGACGAAATCGACCTCACGATGGAGAAATACGTTCTGGAACGTTACACATACAAGGGGGATGATTTTAGTTCGGTTTGCGGAGAAGTTCTCACTAAGCGAGGCTTAAGTCGCGGAGATTGGAAGATAGAGACAGTAACTCGAACGGTTATGCACTCCGATTCGGAAAACTTTTACCTGCGTGCAGATCTCGATGCTTATGAATCTGGTTTTCGTGTTTATTGTAAAAGTTGGGATAAATCCATACCGCGCAAGTTTGTTTAG
- a CDS encoding MBL fold metallo-hydrolase, with protein MRSVFYPHLVNGPFGDPALFVRIAHRGQALLFDCGELQALSPRELLKLHAVFVTHAHIDHLIGFDHLLRTFLYLDRQLYIYGPAGLIDKIRQRLAGYTWNLIEGYRFVLTVREWEAGEVRECSFHAENRFAPGVLLSWPSIDGCLVATPDWTVRVESLSHGNIVSLAFSLEETLHVAIHKDALITHEYQSGPWLNQFKGLVRRAEPDCHELEVPLVKGGFKTVSLGVLKQTITHCEAGMKVVYVADAAPTTENCQKIITLARNAHLLVIEAAFAHAELDRARQRHHLTARLSGELGRKTGAARLLVFHHSPRYQETPDLLRQEAMDAFTGE; from the coding sequence ATGCGTTCGGTCTTCTATCCACATCTGGTCAATGGACCCTTTGGAGATCCGGCTCTCTTTGTACGTATCGCGCATCGAGGACAGGCCCTGCTGTTTGACTGCGGCGAATTGCAGGCTCTTAGCCCTCGCGAACTCTTGAAGCTCCATGCGGTGTTCGTGACCCACGCTCATATCGATCATCTGATCGGTTTCGACCACTTGCTGCGAACTTTTCTCTATCTTGATAGGCAACTGTATATTTATGGGCCGGCGGGGCTGATTGATAAGATCAGGCAGCGCTTGGCAGGTTATACCTGGAATCTGATCGAAGGGTATCGTTTTGTACTGACAGTGCGCGAATGGGAAGCAGGAGAGGTCAGGGAATGTTCATTCCATGCTGAAAACCGTTTTGCACCAGGTGTGTTGCTCAGTTGGCCGAGTATCGATGGCTGCTTGGTCGCAACTCCCGACTGGACGGTACGCGTGGAGTCATTGTCACATGGAAATATCGTATCTCTGGCATTTTCACTCGAGGAAACCCTGCACGTAGCGATTCACAAGGACGCATTAATTACTCATGAATATCAGTCAGGCCCCTGGCTCAATCAGTTCAAGGGCCTGGTCAGACGCGCTGAACCTGACTGTCATGAACTGGAGGTGCCATTGGTGAAAGGTGGTTTCAAGACTGTGTCGCTGGGGGTACTGAAACAAACCATTACCCATTGTGAAGCTGGCATGAAAGTCGTTTATGTTGCCGATGCGGCACCGACCACGGAGAATTGTCAAAAGATTATCACTCTGGCAAGGAATGCCCATCTTCTGGTCATCGAAGCGGCTTTTGCGCATGCCGAACTCGACCGTGCCAGGCAGCGGCATCATTTAACGGCACGATTGTCCGGTGAATTGGGCCGTAAGACAGGTGCCGCCAGACTATTAGTCTTTCATCATTCGCCGCGTTATCAGGAGACTCCCGATCTGTTGCGGCAAGAGGCTATGGATGCATTCACAGGGGAATAG